Proteins from a genomic interval of Choristoneura fumiferana chromosome 12, NRCan_CFum_1, whole genome shotgun sequence:
- the LOC141433443 gene encoding uncharacterized protein has product MEEVTLPNEIWLKIFKMTDRPKLMELRLVCHRFYDLIEDLLNKKWKKLAKEAISYECLEMTMQRAYPYYLASNWIDIHDPVLWRGTYFSYKKWQKVLVNPYTKDAIVPTSNFGGISCIRTFDKFIAIAFVNGSIASYTIDSIYQPFYVAHHGSNLIQIEFWYSNGDVLLVSVGDDYALKFWDLQNKIEIATNGFFANIISSGECRHFCIGDMGGILTSYERVGNHISPGPTLNLNLRDDEKLIAHAVEGKYMTAMALAKGRTVKFLYEGKIEGGKLIELEFEQKQDWHRLPKNLGASLHRLTMPTVLYFFGISKNCIGSTNYYESQWHEYNLGQHFGCNVKSIALHAQILMFGLEDGSIHLLHISYYGHVMDLEKRIKHSKKIQVDTDPILDLTVLEVDKKPCIVAATEHKVHLVNFF; this is encoded by the coding sequence ATGGAGGAGGTGACCTTGCCAAATGAAATATGGttgaaaatattcaaaatgacAGACAGGCCGAAGTTGATGGAACTAAGGTTGGTATGCCATCGCTTTTACGACCTGATAGAAGACCTCTTAAACAAGAAGTGGAAAAAATTAGCCAAAGAAGCCATTTCATACGAGTGCCTGGAAATGACAATGCAGCGAGCCTACCCCTATTACCTGGCGTCGAATTGGATAGATATTCACGATCCGGTACTGTGGCGAGGGACATATTTTTCTTACAAGAAATGGCAGAAGGTTTTGGTCAATCCGTACACGAAGGACGCCATCGTCCCAACGTCAAATTTTGGGGGTATTTCGTGCATCCGTACCTTTGATAAGTTCATAGCAATTGCTTTTGTTAACGGTTCTATTGCAAGTTACACTATTGATAGCATATATCAGCCATTTTACGTAGCACACCACGGCAGCAACTTAATTCAGATTGAATTTTGGTATTCCAATGGTGACGTTCTGCTTGTATCCGTAGGCGACGACTACGCCTTAAAGTTTTGGGACCTTCAAAACAAAATTGAGATCGCCACAAATGGTTTCTTCGCCAACATAATCAGCTCTGGAGAATGCCGGCATTTCTGCATAGGCGATATGGGAGGAATCCTAACCTCGTATGAGAGAGTTGGTAACCATATATCACCTGGCCCAACACTAAATTTAAACCTCAGGGACGACGAAAAACTTATTGCGCACGCTGTTGAAGGAAAATATATGACAGCAATGGCATTGGCGAAAGGTCGCACAGTAAAGTTTCTGTACGAAGGGAAGATAGAAGGTGGAAAGTTGATTGAGCTGGAATTTGAACAGAAACAAGATTGGCATAGGTTGCCGAAAAATTTGGGTGCTTCTTTACATAGATTGACTATGCCGACAGTTTTATACTTCTTTGGGATCAGCAAAAACTGTATTGGATCGACCAATTACTACGAAAGCCAATGGCACGAGTACAACTTGGGTCAGCACTTCGGATGCAACGTCAAGTCAATAGCACTTCACGCTCAAATTCTGATGTTTGGTCTAGAAGACGGTTCCATTCATTTGCTTCATATTTCTTACTACGGCCATGTGATGGACCTGGAAAAGCGGATCAAACATTCAAAGAAGATTCAGGTTGACACTGACCCGATTCTTGATTTGACTGTTTTGGAAGTTGACAAGAAACCTTGCATTGTTGCAGCCACTGAACATAAAGTTCATTTGGTTAATTTCTTC